In Sorghum bicolor cultivar BTx623 chromosome 8, Sorghum_bicolor_NCBIv3, whole genome shotgun sequence, one genomic interval encodes:
- the LOC8071397 gene encoding peroxidase 4, with product MAAPSAPSGGRSGVIAVLLLLVLLAGTGTSSAQLCTSFYSHSCPGVYDAVRSVLQAAIAREQRMGASILRLFFHDCFVQGCDASLLLDDTPSFQGEKMANPNNGSARGFEVIDAIKSAVDKVCPGVVSCADILAIAARDSVVILGGPSWDVKVGRRDSRTASFSGANNNIPPPTSGLVNLTSLFAAQGLSQKDMVALSGAHTIGLARCTNFRAHIYNDTNIDGSFARSRQSVCPRTSGSGDNNLAPLDLQTPTVFENNYYKNLVYKKGILHSDQELFNGGSTDAQVQSYVSSQSAFFADFVTGMIKMGDIMPLTGSNGEIRKNCRRIN from the exons ATGGCTGCTCCATCAGCCCCGAGCGGCGGCAGATCAGGCGTCATCGCTGTCCTCTTGCTTCTTGTGTTGCTGGCCGGCACCGGCACCTCGTCGGCGCAGCTGTGCACCAGCTTCTACTCCCACTCGTGTCCCGGCGTGTACGACGCCGTCAGGTCGGTGTTGCAGGCCGCCATCGCCAGGGAGCAGCGCATGGGCGCCTCCATCCTCCGCCTCTTCTTCCACGACTGCTTCGTCCAGGGCTGCGACGCCTCGCTGCTGCTGGATGACACGCCCAGTTTCCAGGGCGAGAAGATGGCCAACCCCAACAACGGCTCCGCCAGAGGATTCGAGGTCATCGACGCCATCAAGTCCGCCGTCGACAAGGTCTGTCCCGGCGTCGTCTCCTGCGCTGACATCCTCGCCATCGCCGCAAGAGACAGCGTCGTCATC CTGGGTGGTCCGAGCTGGGACGTCAAGGTCGGGAGGAGGGACTCGAGGACGGCGAGCTTCAGCGGCGCCAACAACAACatcccgccgccgacgtcgggcCTCGTCAACCTCACCTCGCTCTTCGCCGCGCAAGGCCTCTCCCAAAAGGACATGGTCGCGCTATCTG GAGCCCACACCATTGGCTTAGCACGCTGCACCAACTTCAGAGCCCACATATACAATGACACCAACATCGACGGCAGCTTCGCAAGATCAAGGCAATCGGTTTGCCCTAGGACCTCAGGTTCAGGTGACAATAATTTGGCGCCTCTAGACCTTCAAACCCCAACTGTCTTTGAGAACAACTACTACAAGAACCTTGTTTACAAGAAGGGGATTCTACACTCTGACCAAGAGCTCTTCAATGGTGGATCAACCGATGCGCAAGTCCAATCATACGTTAGTAGCCAGAGCGCGTTCTTTGCGGACTTTGTGACTGGCATGATCAAAATGGGTGACATCATGCCATTGACCGGCTCCAACGGGGAGATCAGGAAGAACTGCAGAAGGATTAATTAA